The following coding sequences lie in one Lolium perenne isolate Kyuss_39 chromosome 2, Kyuss_2.0, whole genome shotgun sequence genomic window:
- the LOC127336729 gene encoding uncharacterized protein, producing the protein MGPARDGAARSDPARAAGASAPPSPARPSVGSRFCCLAEDEDFDEKTRETAEEAAWLVLGFEPVVQQIGRLPDLSLEEVREDFWTKIGFPTSESREWSRCASPEVRFSSCRLSERARSASPPPREKVKRSVMRAASSSPVGLRLSRMPRMKPWRGPLPRRRVTPAPVFGDFLAAATARRPAAIAPVVPSLGSATSVVLGASPTLSRVVVEATPAASPSVTAEEPAVRPLIAAGLEPRFKPADAALEASSSGPQSRWAWFGRAVMAVQKAPRCVPIDNSIRSREIDQVPYRSRVIFTAAARPCVLVEATPADSPSVTAEEPVVRPLIAAGLEPRFKPADAALEASSIGPQSRWGWFGRAVMAVQKAPRCVPIDNMQRSAAVTPASLQLTTGLLALGPMHRPAMQQPALSPPSSPQPTSEVDTQLHGAAEDATLPRHLDAGQRTLRVSSCPADGPVEPVIPPPWAEGQADGTKGASSSTPSSPAKGDSPGAAVIQGATSPSTPVSTTSSPSPAWSPPPSTSPSPVSTLQQPPPTVPPPVIQSTVRRSGRYALAVDGAGPTDEDTMQRAMRRKAEKNLDTAGHLQMYKYSPFMVTSTTSGEPTAIYGGLYTVGGYGEGYFFPTWVAA; encoded by the exons ATGGGGCCTGCGCGTGATGGGGCGGCTCGGTCGGATCCTGCGCGTGCTGCCGGCGCATCGGCTCCTCCctcgccggcgcggccaagcgttGGATCCAGATTCTGCTGCCTAGCGGAGGACGAGGATTTTGACGAGAAGACGCGGGagacggcggaggaggcggcgtggTTAGTGCTTGGGTTTGAACCAGTAGTGCAGCAGATCGGGCGGTTGCCGGATTTGTCCCTAGAGGAGGTGAGAGAAGACTTCTGGACAAAGATCGGATTCCCGACGTCTGAGTCCAGGGAATGGTCAAGGTGTGCGTCGCCGGAGGTACGTTTTTCGTCGTGCAGGTTGTCGGAGCGGGCAAGGTCTGCGTCGCCGCCGCCGAGGGAGAAGGTCAAGAGGTCTGTGATGAGGGCGGCGTCCTCGTCGCCGGTAGGCCTGCGGCTTTCCCGGATGCCGCGGATGAAGCCCTGGAGAGGCCCGCTTCCGCGTCGTCGAGTCACGCCGGCGCCTGTCTTTGGGGACTTCCTCGCTGCAGCTACGGCACGTCGGCCGGCGGCGATCGCGCCGGTGGTTCCCTCGTTGGGGTCTGCTACCTCCGTGGTGCTTGGGGCGTCTCCGACGCTGAGtcgcgtggtggtggaggcgacGCCGGCAGCTTCGCCTTCGGTGACGGCCGAGGAGCCGGCGGTGCGGCCGTTGATCGCGGCGGGTCTCGAGCCGCGATTCAAACCGGCGGATGCGGCACTGGAGGCCTCCTCTAGTGGGCCGCAAAGTCGTTGGGCCTGGTTCGGTCGGGCCGTGATGGCTGTGCAGAAGGCGCCTCGCTGCGTCCCTATCGACAACAGCATACGATCACGGGAGATCGACCAGGTCCCGTATCGTTCCAGAGTCATCttcaccgccgccgctcgccctTGCGTGCTGGTGGAGGCGACGCCGGCAGATTCGCCTTCGGTGACGGCCGAGGAGCCGGTGGTGCGGCCGTTGATCGCGGCGGGTCTCGAGCCGCGATTCAAACCGGCGGATGCGGCACTGGAGGCCTCCTCTATTGGGCCGCAAAGTCGATGGGGCTGGTTCGGTCGGGCCGTGATGGCTGTGCAGAAGGCGCCTCGCTGCGTCCCTATCGACAACATGCAGCGGTCGGCCGCGGTGACCCCAGCGTCGCTGCAGCTGACCACGGGCCTGCTGGCATTGGGGCCGATGCACCGGCCGGCTATGCAGCAGCCGGCCTTGTCGCCACCTTCGTCGCCGCAGCCGACTTCGGAGGTCGATACGCAGCTGCACGGTGCGGCGGAGGACGCTACGCTACCGCGCCATCTGGATGCGGGGCAGCGGACCTTGAGGGTCTCGTCGTGTCCCGCGGACGGACCCGTGGAGCCTGTGATACCGCCTCCATGGGCGGAGGGGCAGGCTGATGGGACGAAGGGCGCTTCTTCTTCGACACCCTCTTCCCCCGCGAAGGGGGACTCGCCTGGGGCTGCTGTGATACAGGGGGCTACATCACCTTCTACCCCTGTATcgacgacctcttctccctcaCCGGCTTGGTCTCCACCGCCCTCGACTTCTCCATCGCCGGTATCCACCCTGCAGCAGCCGCCACCCACGGTCCCTCCTCCCGTTATTCAATCGACGGTGAGGCGGAGTGGGAGGTACGCTCTTGCGGTGGATGGGGCGGGGCCGACGGATGAGGACACCATGCAGAGAGCCATGCGACGTAAGGCTGAGAAGAACCTCGACACGGCAG gtcatctacagatgtacaagtattctccgttcatggttacctctacaacgagtggagaaccgacagctatttacggaggtctgtacacggttggaggctacggcgagggatactttttccctacatgggtggcagcatag